In a single window of the Coffea eugenioides isolate CCC68of chromosome 3, Ceug_1.0, whole genome shotgun sequence genome:
- the LOC113766607 gene encoding F-box/kelch-repeat protein At3g23880-like translates to MDRHAEQPKRGKNTHKIQCPSSSTSNPESEPEEISISCHVPDEIITEILLRLPVEALLRFRCLSKTWLSLTSNRKFIRSHLVISSNNDVFEHHRVIFAGPDESSLCPRSPLKQCSIHPELPKFLSEATDFYPSLELNDTSCPEILGSCEGLVFVSCSSYYLWNPSIKKSKRLPDLVPRECNFCFSKYVCGYDASIDDYKVFKISIEGTEAHDTIIEVYSLNTNSWRTIEGFKGDPYENSFCFVSSKLHWTTCPTFSSVAKIRCLDLTNDTYGEVEQPEFGDGNCFYWSLHALGGCFGLCCYHQGYDLRLDIWIMKEYSVKESWIKVVSVPLDDPRYGYEVDTKPFLVSTDGKILFKFDVCLAFYNPKHKSQPYPKFDCNMSYSLGLEVYVQSLVLLHDND, encoded by the coding sequence ATGGACAGGCACGCTGAACAACCGAAGAGAGGCAAAAACACCCACAAGATACAGTGCCCGTCTTCTTCTACTTCGAATCCGGAATCCGAACCAGAAGAAATCTCAATCAGTTGTCACGTGCCTGATGAAATCATCACCGAAATCCTCTTAAGGTTACCCGTTGAAGCCCTATTGAGGTTCAGGTGCCTTTCAAAAACTTGGCTTTCATTGACCTCAAACCGAAAGTTCATCAGATCCCATTTGGTTATATCCTCCAACAACGATGTATTTGAACACCACAGGGTCATTTTTGCTGGTCCTGACGAGTCCTCTCTCTGTCCAAGATCTCCCCTGAAACAGTGTTCTATCCACCCTGAATTACCTAAATTCCTAAGTGAGGCAACTGACTTTTATCCTTCCCTGGAACTCAACGACACCTCATGTCCAGAAATTTTGGGTTCTTGCGAAGGCTTGGTTTTTGTTTCATGTTCGAGTTATTATTTGTGGAACCCATCGATCAAAAAGTCCAAGAGATTGCCTGATTTGGTTCCTCGGGAATGTAATTTTTGTTTCAGCAAATATGTATGTGGGTATGATGCGTCTATTGATGATTACAAAgtatttaaaatttcaattgagGGAACAGAGGCCCATGATACTATTATAGAGGTCTACAGTTTAAACACAAATTCTTGGAGAACTATTGAGGGTTTTAAGGGTGACCCTTATGAAAACAGTTTTTGTTTTGTGAGTTCGAAGCTGCATTGGACTACATGTCCCACATTTAGTAGTGTGGCAAAAATCCGGTGTCTCGATTTGACGAATGATACTTATGGAGAGGTGGAACAACCGGAATTTGGAGATGGGAATTGCTTTTATTGGAGCTTGCATGCTTTAGGAGGGTGCTTTGGTTTGTGTTGTTACCATCAAGGTTATGATTTACGTCTTGATATTTGGATTATGAAAGAGTATAGCGTGAAAGAATCCTGGATTAAAGTGGTTTCTGTTCCTTTGGATGATCCTAGGTATGGGTATGAAGTAGATACCAAACCCTTTTTGGTGTCAACAGACGGTAAAATTCTGTTCAAGTTTGATGTGTGTTTGGCGTTTTACAATCCAAAACATAAATCCCAGCCATATCCTAAGTTTGATTGTAATATGAGTTATTCTTTGGGGTTGGAAGTGTACGTTCAGAGCTTAGTTCTGCTTCATGATAATGATTGA